In one window of Chitinophagales bacterium DNA:
- a CDS encoding glycosyl transferase family 28, which translates to MNGNFNIPRKVLIAPLDWGLGHATRCIPLIHAFLDLGSEVVLAASGPQAQILKQEFPQLSLLPLPGYAVRYSKKGSTLALRLLLQAPRILKTIREEYLWLKQVQKTYQFNLIIADNRFGLWHRAVPSIFITHQLQIQVPNSWLETRIQRINYRYIQHFKQCWVPDDTTQALAGKLSHPQILPDIPVQYMGLLSRMRKTDTPLQYKYCFLLSGPEPQRTILEKHILEQVAQLETTCILIRGLPGAQLTLPATKNCTIIQHASTNELMQLLASSEYIICRSGYTSLMELMAMQRKMILIPTPGQTEQQYLADYFMQKGWAYAASQDALDLRYIFADADKYMYQFPDLEYFNKSRLLELLSAISWHRH; encoded by the coding sequence ATGAACGGGAATTTTAACATACCCAGGAAAGTACTCATCGCCCCACTGGATTGGGGACTTGGGCATGCAACCCGCTGCATTCCACTGATTCATGCATTCCTTGACCTAGGTAGCGAAGTTGTATTGGCTGCATCCGGCCCTCAGGCACAGATACTGAAACAGGAGTTTCCCCAACTTAGCTTACTACCCCTCCCCGGCTATGCAGTTCGGTACAGCAAGAAAGGGTCAACCCTGGCTTTACGCTTATTACTACAGGCGCCACGCATCTTGAAAACCATTCGTGAAGAATATCTCTGGTTAAAGCAAGTGCAGAAAACATATCAGTTCAACCTGATTATTGCTGATAACCGCTTTGGTCTATGGCACAGAGCTGTACCTTCTATCTTCATCACCCATCAGTTACAGATTCAGGTACCCAATAGCTGGCTGGAAACAAGAATACAGCGCATCAATTACCGGTATATTCAACACTTCAAGCAATGCTGGGTGCCCGATGATACTACGCAAGCACTGGCAGGTAAATTATCTCATCCACAAATACTGCCCGATATTCCTGTGCAGTACATGGGCCTGCTTTCGCGAATGCGAAAAACGGATACTCCTCTACAATACAAGTATTGTTTTCTGCTATCAGGACCCGAACCTCAACGCACTATACTTGAAAAACACATACTTGAACAAGTAGCGCAACTTGAAACAACTTGCATACTCATCCGTGGTTTACCCGGTGCACAACTAACACTACCTGCAACAAAAAACTGCACCATTATTCAGCATGCTTCAACCAATGAACTGATGCAATTACTCGCTTCCAGCGAATACATCATTTGCAGAAGCGGCTATACTTCTTTGATGGAGCTGATGGCCATGCAGCGAAAGATGATTCTGATTCCAACACCGGGACAAACAGAGCAACAATACCTGGCCGACTATTTTATGCAAAAGGGTTGGGCCTATGCTGCTTCCCAAGATGCACTTGATTTGCGCTACATATTCGCTGATGCAGATAAGTATATGTATCAATTTCCAGACTTGGAATATTTCAACAAATCACGTTTGCTGGAATTATTATCGGCTATTTCCTGGCATCGCCATTAA
- the mnmH gene encoding tRNA 2-selenouridine(34) synthase MnmH: MAITRLNTNEFLAMAAQHPVLDVRSPGEYTHAHIPGAYSFPLFNDEERKEIGTAYKQQSQQIAIKIGLGYFGGRMVEMVETADKILAAHKNADSKNKTVLVHCWRGGMRSAGVAWLLDLYGFKVYTLVGGYKAYRNHVINILSQDYPIRIIGGYTGSAKTELLHALQQKGEQIIDLEALAAHKGSAFGNLGMPAQPTQEMFDNLLAEAVRKLDSNKTIWLEDESQRIGHVNIDFRFFRMMRTKPVLFLDIPFEARLQHIIKGYGQFEKEKLLTTIVRIKKRLGGLETKNAVNFLLEDDIANCFRILLKYYDKFYEKSTFNPEEKRQIQKIAVETTDALLNSSIVLASK, from the coding sequence ATGGCTATTACCCGCCTCAATACCAACGAGTTTCTTGCAATGGCTGCGCAGCATCCTGTATTAGATGTACGCAGTCCGGGCGAATACACCCATGCACATATACCAGGTGCTTATAGCTTTCCGTTATTTAACGACGAAGAGCGCAAAGAAATTGGTACTGCCTACAAACAGCAGAGTCAGCAAATCGCCATCAAGATTGGTTTAGGTTATTTCGGTGGACGCATGGTTGAGATGGTAGAGACTGCTGATAAAATCTTGGCAGCACATAAGAATGCGGATTCAAAAAATAAAACGGTATTAGTGCACTGCTGGCGGGGTGGCATGCGTAGTGCAGGCGTGGCTTGGTTATTAGATCTCTATGGGTTTAAAGTGTACACGCTTGTTGGTGGGTATAAAGCTTATCGAAATCATGTTATCAATATCCTGAGTCAGGATTATCCCATCCGCATCATTGGTGGCTATACAGGTTCTGCAAAAACTGAATTATTACATGCCCTACAGCAAAAAGGAGAACAAATCATTGATCTGGAAGCCCTTGCTGCACATAAGGGTTCTGCTTTTGGTAACTTGGGCATGCCGGCACAACCAACGCAGGAAATGTTTGACAACTTATTGGCCGAAGCGGTTCGCAAGTTGGATTCTAACAAAACCATTTGGTTGGAAGATGAGAGTCAGCGCATTGGTCACGTGAATATTGATTTTCGATTCTTTCGCATGATGCGCACCAAGCCTGTCTTATTTTTGGATATTCCTTTTGAAGCAAGATTGCAACATATCATCAAGGGGTATGGACAGTTTGAAAAAGAGAAATTGCTTACCACCATTGTACGCATCAAGAAAAGATTGGGCGGGTTAGAAACCAAAAATGCGGTGAACTTTTTGCTGGAAGATGATATTGCCAATTGCTTCCGCATTTTGCTGAAGTACTATGATAAATTCTACGAGAAGAGCACTTTTAATCCGGAGGAAAAAAGACAGATACAAAAAATTGCAGTGGAGACAACTGATGCTTTGTTGAATTCATCAATAGTATTAGCGTCAAAATAA
- a CDS encoding divalent metal cation transporter gives MANSSIGPGFLTQTTVFTKELMASFGFVILLSSLLDIGAQLNTWRILSISELRAQDLANKLLPGLGYVLAFLVVLGGFAFNIGNVAGCGLGLNVLFGLSYEQGAIISGGVALLLFWIKEIGSMLDGFTKILGTIKILLTLFIAYNAHPPLAEAVYHTFVPEKISAAAIVTIVGGTVGGYLTFSGAHRLLDAGIKGKAAIPEVNRSAISGIVISSIMRFVLFLATFGVLAQGAVLDSSNPPASVFGFAAGNIGLRIFGVVLWSAAISSVVGASYTSVSFFKTFHPAFIRYERWVISGFIVICTTLFVLIGKPVQLLLAAGLINGMVLPFALAVVLVAVTRKHLMNNYQHPIWMQLSGWLVVIVIGWMAVKAMMEGW, from the coding sequence ATGGCCAACTCATCCATTGGTCCGGGCTTTCTTACGCAGACCACTGTCTTCACCAAAGAGTTGATGGCAAGCTTTGGTTTTGTGATCCTGTTGTCTTCTTTATTAGATATCGGGGCGCAGTTGAATACCTGGCGTATTCTGTCGATCAGCGAATTGCGCGCACAAGATTTGGCTAATAAATTATTACCCGGCTTGGGCTATGTGCTCGCTTTTTTAGTTGTGTTAGGTGGATTTGCATTTAACATAGGTAACGTAGCTGGGTGCGGATTAGGTCTAAATGTCTTATTTGGCCTGAGTTACGAGCAGGGTGCCATCATCAGCGGCGGCGTTGCTTTACTCTTGTTTTGGATCAAAGAGATCGGTAGCATGCTGGATGGTTTCACCAAGATTTTGGGTACAATCAAGATTCTGCTCACACTATTCATTGCATACAATGCCCATCCACCATTGGCAGAAGCTGTGTACCATACATTTGTGCCGGAGAAAATTAGTGCAGCTGCAATTGTGACGATAGTAGGCGGAACTGTTGGGGGTTACCTCACCTTTTCAGGTGCGCATCGTTTATTGGATGCAGGCATCAAAGGCAAAGCAGCTATTCCCGAAGTAAATAGAAGTGCGATTAGTGGTATAGTAATTTCCAGCATCATGCGCTTTGTATTGTTTCTCGCCACATTTGGTGTGTTGGCACAAGGTGCAGTATTGGATAGTAGTAATCCGCCTGCTAGTGTATTCGGATTTGCTGCAGGCAATATTGGTTTGCGCATTTTTGGTGTGGTCTTGTGGAGCGCAGCTATTTCATCTGTAGTTGGTGCTTCTTATACATCTGTATCTTTCTTCAAAACCTTTCATCCGGCATTTATTCGCTATGAGCGATGGGTGATCTCAGGCTTTATTGTGATATGTACCACGCTTTTTGTATTAATCGGTAAACCTGTACAACTCTTATTGGCGGCCGGTTTAATCAATGGTATGGTCTTGCCTTTTGCATTGGCAGTTGTGTTGGTTGCTGTTACACGCAAGCATTTGATGAATAACTATCAACATCCAATATGGATGCAGTTATCTGGCTGGCTCGTAGTAATAGTAATTGGTTGGATGGCCGTTAAAGCAATGATGGAAGGGTGGTAA
- a CDS encoding biotin-dependent carboxyltransferase family protein: MSAVIIKAGLLDQLVDLGRKGAQHWGVTPGGAMDTYSMQVANCLVGNPRATAVLEVHFPAAAIRFDKPALIAIAGADFSAKLDDMDWSFNTAALVPAGTTLLFTKQIKGARVYLAVKGGWIGADQLQKPLQKGISLAYHPFQHTSDIKLLPWRACALLPRHVLRLMKGPELDWLTLDAQQALVQHAFTVAPASNRMGYRLQGIALEKLHQQELISTAVSRGVLQLLPDGQMILLMADHQTTGGYPRPAVLIQADQPLAAQYNIGETFQFEWMDMPEALQALQEQERDLRILQQACNFRLQEYLCSI, translated from the coding sequence ATGAGTGCAGTCATTATCAAAGCAGGATTATTGGATCAACTGGTTGATCTTGGTCGAAAGGGTGCTCAGCACTGGGGTGTAACACCCGGTGGTGCCATGGATACCTATTCAATGCAGGTGGCTAACTGCTTGGTAGGAAATCCAAGAGCAACTGCTGTATTAGAAGTACATTTTCCTGCCGCTGCTATTCGTTTTGATAAGCCAGCATTGATTGCCATTGCGGGCGCTGATTTTAGTGCCAAGCTGGATGATATGGATTGGTCATTCAATACCGCCGCTTTGGTTCCCGCAGGCACCACACTACTTTTCACTAAGCAAATCAAAGGTGCGCGCGTATACTTAGCGGTAAAAGGTGGGTGGATAGGAGCAGATCAATTGCAAAAGCCTTTGCAGAAAGGCATTTCACTTGCATACCATCCGTTCCAACACACTTCAGACATCAAGCTATTACCTTGGCGCGCTTGCGCGCTTTTACCCAGACATGTATTGCGTTTGATGAAAGGGCCGGAATTGGATTGGTTAACATTGGATGCGCAACAAGCACTCGTACAACATGCATTTACCGTCGCGCCTGCATCTAACCGAATGGGCTATCGTTTACAAGGAATCGCATTGGAGAAACTGCATCAGCAAGAACTGATCTCTACTGCAGTGTCAAGAGGTGTGTTGCAGTTGTTGCCAGACGGACAAATGATCTTACTCATGGCGGATCATCAGACCACGGGTGGCTATCCGAGACCAGCTGTATTGATACAGGCAGATCAACCACTGGCAGCGCAATACAATATTGGCGAGACCTTCCAATTTGAATGGATGGATATGCCAGAAGCATTACAGGCTTTGCAAGAACAAGAAAGGGATTTGCGCATCCTGCAACAAGCATGTAACTTCCGCTTACAGGAATACTTATGCAGTATATAG
- a CDS encoding histidine phosphatase family protein encodes MKTVLLIRHAKSDWPYGVDDFDRPLNQRGLRDAPEMAKRVLKRKIHIDAFISSTAKRAFTTCQFFAETFEAKSKIIPVPALYHAPPETFAAVIASADEQYASIALFSHNPGITEYINELGIARLDNMPTCGIFAVKAHCHQWKEFASAQKEFLFFDYPKAI; translated from the coding sequence ATGAAAACAGTATTGCTGATTCGGCATGCAAAGAGCGACTGGCCCTATGGGGTAGATGATTTCGATCGGCCATTAAATCAACGTGGCTTGCGCGATGCACCCGAAATGGCCAAGCGTGTATTAAAGCGTAAAATTCATATTGATGCATTCATTAGTAGTACAGCGAAGAGAGCATTCACTACTTGCCAATTTTTTGCTGAAACTTTCGAGGCCAAAAGCAAGATTATTCCCGTGCCTGCACTCTATCATGCTCCACCGGAAACCTTCGCCGCTGTTATTGCTTCTGCAGATGAACAGTATGCAAGCATTGCCTTGTTTTCACACAATCCCGGTATCACTGAATATATCAATGAATTGGGCATTGCCCGATTAGATAATATGCCTACCTGCGGCATTTTCGCGGTAAAAGCGCATTGCCATCAATGGAAGGAATTTGCTTCAGCGCAGAAAGAATTTTTATTCTTCGACTACCCCAAGGCGATCTGA
- a CDS encoding LamB/YcsF family protein, translating to MQYIDLNCDMGEGMDTDEAIMPFISSANIACGKHAGDVETMQQTIDWALEHGVAIGAHPGFDDRANFGRTNQQLSDCALYDLVAEQLQTLQDICFEMGTRIHHVKPHGALYNMAAKDATMSRIIAEVIKELDSNIVLYGLSNSHLISEAKAAGLRVGAEVFADRTYQDDGLLTPRNAANALITDAAQSMQQVMQLIQEKTVQTVSGKMISLPADTICIHGDGAHAVEFAQNIHHYLTTAGIGIRPL from the coding sequence ATGCAGTATATAGATCTCAATTGTGATATGGGTGAAGGGATGGATACCGATGAAGCCATCATGCCCTTCATCAGCAGCGCCAATATTGCCTGTGGCAAACATGCAGGCGATGTGGAAACCATGCAGCAAACCATCGACTGGGCGCTGGAACATGGTGTTGCTATTGGTGCCCATCCGGGTTTTGATGATCGAGCGAACTTTGGCAGAACCAATCAACAATTATCTGATTGTGCTTTGTATGATTTGGTGGCAGAACAGTTGCAGACACTACAGGATATCTGTTTTGAAATGGGCACCCGCATTCATCATGTGAAACCACATGGTGCACTGTATAATATGGCGGCAAAGGATGCAACGATGAGTCGCATCATTGCAGAAGTAATCAAAGAACTCGATAGCAATATTGTGTTGTATGGATTGAGTAACAGTCACCTCATCAGCGAAGCCAAAGCTGCTGGACTGCGTGTTGGCGCAGAAGTGTTTGCCGACAGAACCTATCAGGATGATGGTTTATTGACACCCAGAAATGCAGCCAATGCATTGATCACTGATGCAGCACAGTCCATGCAACAAGTGATGCAGTTGATTCAGGAGAAAACGGTACAAACTGTTTCAGGTAAAATGATTTCCCTTCCTGCAGATACGATTTGTATTCACGGAGATGGCGCACATGCAGTGGAATTTGCGCAAAACATTCATCACTACTTAACAACAGCAGGTATTGGCATCAGGCCGCTTTAA
- the pxpB gene encoding 5-oxoprolinase subunit PxpB, with translation MHQPLRIYACGESVLTIQLTDSISPEAHREVMALARHLDDAAFPFVEDIIPAYTGVSVVIDPMAFLQQYPDQIPEQWLRAQLHTWRWSAEQQVEHPIKKIPVCYAADFAPDITALAAAKNLSVDGVITLHTRTVYHVYMIGFMPGFPYMGNVTEAIQMPRLSVPRTKVAAGSVGIAGQQTGIYPQDSPGGWNIIGRTPYHLFDPAQEQPCLLQAGDRVQFYAIDADEFALLSKATPKFFPS, from the coding sequence ATGCACCAACCATTACGTATATATGCTTGTGGGGAATCTGTCCTGACCATTCAGCTGACTGATAGCATTAGTCCGGAAGCACATAGAGAAGTGATGGCTTTGGCTAGACACCTAGATGATGCGGCTTTTCCCTTTGTAGAGGATATTATTCCAGCATATACAGGCGTAAGTGTGGTGATTGACCCAATGGCTTTTTTGCAACAATATCCTGACCAAATTCCTGAGCAATGGCTGCGAGCGCAACTGCATACTTGGCGATGGTCGGCAGAACAGCAGGTTGAACATCCTATCAAAAAAATACCGGTTTGTTATGCGGCAGATTTTGCGCCGGATATTACTGCACTGGCTGCAGCAAAGAATTTGTCGGTAGATGGAGTGATTACCCTGCATACAAGAACGGTGTATCATGTATACATGATCGGGTTTATGCCAGGCTTTCCATATATGGGTAATGTGACTGAAGCAATACAAATGCCGCGCTTGTCTGTACCTAGAACCAAGGTTGCAGCTGGTTCAGTAGGTATTGCGGGACAACAAACAGGGATTTATCCGCAGGATTCTCCCGGTGGATGGAATATCATTGGCAGAACACCGTATCATTTGTTTGATCCTGCGCAAGAGCAGCCATGTTTGTTGCAAGCAGGCGATCGCGTACAATTCTATGCGATTGATGCAGATGAATTCGCTCTTTTATCGAAGGCTACACCAAAATTCTTTCCTTCATGA
- a CDS encoding transposase, protein MKDDFSLEFTSVSIYQRINLLHDNLFKEVLINSFKCLSAQQKIKVYGFVIMPNHFHVLWQLNSNYSRLSSQGAFFRHCSRQFLHYLEKDRRLQMFKVLKHDRQHQFWEKAYTKICFTRSYTLQKLAYIHNNPCQPHWQLADAAYLYPWSSASFYELGDKKYHWLVHIDE, encoded by the coding sequence ATGAAAGATGACTTTTCACTAGAGTTTACTTCAGTAAGTATTTATCAGAGGATAAATCTCTTACATGACAACCTTTTCAAAGAAGTGCTGATCAATAGTTTTAAATGCCTATCTGCCCAACAGAAGATAAAAGTGTACGGATTTGTAATTATGCCGAACCATTTTCATGTATTATGGCAATTGAATAGTAATTATTCCAGATTATCATCTCAGGGCGCCTTTTTTAGACACTGCAGTCGTCAATTTTTACATTATTTAGAAAAAGACAGAAGGCTACAAATGTTCAAAGTATTGAAACATGATAGACAACATCAGTTCTGGGAAAAAGCATATACTAAAATATGCTTTACAAGAAGCTATACCTTACAGAAACTAGCCTATATCCATAACAACCCATGTCAACCGCATTGGCAATTAGCAGATGCTGCTTATCTGTATCCGTGGTCATCTGCTTCATTTTATGAATTAGGTGATAAGAAGTATCATTGGTTGGTTCACATCGATGAGTAA
- a CDS encoding DMT family transporter has product MQSNKLKAHAAVLSANFFFGAAVSAVKHLSPAVMAPYAINGVRVLTALPLFWLLYAIKPGRAGIDRSDIVRFIGCALSGVVVNQLFFIKGVSLTSPIHASLLALTTPVMITILAVWILHEKLTLNKTLGLTLGIAGAVVLILSKDLSGSASNQLLGDSFIIVNAIAYSFYLVWVRPLMLRYSPVHVIRWVFTFGTVMMLPFCWQPMMATDWSAFNNTHYFALAFAALGATFFAYLFNVYGIAILGSSVVGAYIYTQPVFATIVAMVLMGEQLSLIKLLAAGLIFAGVYFVNRKPVSDRLGVVEE; this is encoded by the coding sequence ATGCAGTCCAACAAACTCAAAGCACATGCAGCGGTACTGAGTGCCAATTTCTTTTTTGGCGCAGCCGTTTCTGCAGTCAAACATTTGAGTCCGGCTGTGATGGCGCCATATGCTATTAATGGTGTACGCGTACTAACTGCACTGCCCTTATTCTGGTTACTGTATGCAATCAAGCCCGGCAGGGCGGGTATTGATAGAAGCGATATTGTTCGATTTATTGGCTGTGCGTTGTCGGGCGTTGTGGTGAATCAATTATTTTTTATCAAAGGTGTTTCACTAACCAGTCCAATTCATGCTTCATTGCTGGCATTAACTACACCAGTAATGATCACCATTCTTGCTGTCTGGATTCTTCATGAAAAACTTACACTCAATAAAACACTGGGCTTAACGCTGGGCATTGCCGGTGCAGTTGTATTGATATTGAGCAAAGATTTATCAGGTTCGGCCAGCAATCAATTACTAGGCGATAGCTTTATCATCGTAAATGCCATTGCCTACTCGTTTTACTTAGTTTGGGTTAGACCCCTGATGTTGCGCTACAGTCCGGTGCATGTGATTCGATGGGTATTTACTTTCGGCACTGTGATGATGCTACCCTTTTGCTGGCAGCCCATGATGGCAACAGATTGGTCGGCTTTTAACAACACACACTACTTTGCTCTAGCCTTTGCAGCATTGGGTGCTACGTTTTTTGCTTATCTCTTCAATGTATATGGCATCGCGATATTGGGTTCATCTGTAGTTGGTGCTTATATCTACACACAACCTGTTTTCGCCACGATTGTGGCCATGGTATTGATGGGTGAGCAACTCAGCCTTATCAAACTACTCGCAGCAGGATTAATTTTTGCCGGTGTATATTTTGTGAACCGAAAGCCTGTGTCAGATCGCCTTGGGGTAGTCGAAGAATAA
- a CDS encoding PD40 domain-containing protein, with the protein MKKSFFTSFLVLAAFIGKAQNEPTWLRHSAISPDGKTIVFTYKGDLYKVPASGGDAVALTMHEAHDYMPVWSHDGKTIAFASDRYGNFDVFTISINGGEAKRITYHSAAEYPYDFSPDDKQILFGSARMDMASNRQFPTGSMPELYTVGVGGGRPVQVLTTPAEHAKYSKDGSKIIYHDKKGGENEWRKHHTSSIARDIWIYDSKADKHTKLTAFNGEDRSPILTDGEKAMFYLSEESGSFNVHKMALTGGKSEQLTSFKKHPVRFLSAANDGTLCFSYDGQLYTLKAGSKAQQVNVRISADARRNDEQLVRVNSGSGISVSPNGKEIAFIFRGEVFVSSVEGGITKRITNTPVQETSVGFAPDGKSIIYASERNNKWSIYETKMVRTDELYFYASTLLKETAVIENNNDNTQPLYSPDGKEIAFVENRNYLKVYNIASKQSRSVLNTEQIFAFVENDQYFQWSPDSKWLLFDYAVPGSAVSEVGLVSNDGKKVVNLTESGFNDYRPKWVMGGKAMLWQSNRDGLRAAAMSGGAQSDAYMMFFTKESFDRFKLSKEEIALLKEIEDNKAKADTSKKKTPAKDSVVIDWDGLSQRKAKVTIHSSSMGDALVSKDGETLYYLARFERGMNLWSTNLRTRETKMLVPLNAGFAAMSWDKDQKNIFISTDGSVIRLDPASSKQDRVSINGEMMVNTTAERQAMFDHVWRRTKKTFYTKTFHGIDWDSYKPDYDKYIPSIGNNYEFSEMLSELLGELNVSHSGSGYSGFNPSGDATASLGAFYDAAHKGNGVRIAEVIKDGPLDKAGLNVQAGMIIESIDGEIITADKDLAQYLNRKSGKLTLLTIIDGTTKKEVTVKPISTGEENGLLYRRWVKRNADEVEKLSGGALGYVHIPGMNDGAFRTTYEEIMGKYFHKKGIVVDTRNNGGGDLVADLATFLSGKKFMEYGNDIRSNGYEPNFRWTKPSISIANEANYSDGHCYAYMVKEINVGKLVGMPVPGTCTFAGWEGLMDTGIRWGAPPVGVKANNGRYLENWQTEPDIKVMNEYEQVKKGVDQQLEAAVKELMKDLK; encoded by the coding sequence ATGAAAAAATCCTTTTTTACATCATTTTTAGTGTTGGCTGCTTTTATAGGTAAGGCACAAAATGAACCTACCTGGTTACGTCATTCCGCCATTTCACCAGATGGCAAAACCATTGTCTTTACCTATAAAGGCGACTTGTACAAAGTGCCCGCCTCAGGCGGTGATGCCGTTGCACTCACCATGCATGAAGCACATGACTACATGCCCGTATGGAGCCATGATGGCAAGACCATTGCTTTTGCCAGTGACCGCTATGGCAATTTCGACGTCTTCACCATTTCCATCAATGGAGGTGAAGCCAAACGCATTACTTATCATTCTGCAGCAGAATATCCCTATGATTTCTCTCCAGATGATAAGCAAATCTTATTCGGTTCTGCAAGAATGGATATGGCCAGCAACCGTCAGTTCCCAACAGGTTCCATGCCCGAACTCTATACTGTGGGTGTAGGCGGTGGCCGACCAGTGCAAGTATTGACCACTCCTGCTGAGCATGCCAAGTACAGTAAGGATGGTAGCAAGATTATCTATCACGATAAAAAAGGTGGCGAAAACGAATGGCGTAAACACCACACTTCTTCTATCGCTCGTGATATCTGGATTTATGATAGCAAAGCAGATAAGCATACTAAGTTGACTGCTTTTAATGGAGAAGATCGTTCACCCATTTTGACTGATGGTGAAAAAGCGATGTTCTACCTAAGTGAAGAAAGCGGCAGTTTCAACGTACATAAGATGGCATTGACTGGCGGCAAGAGCGAGCAACTTACTTCTTTCAAGAAACATCCAGTTCGTTTTCTAAGTGCTGCCAACGACGGAACACTCTGCTTTAGCTATGATGGCCAGCTCTACACCTTGAAAGCAGGCAGCAAAGCACAACAAGTGAATGTGCGTATTTCAGCTGATGCACGCAGAAATGATGAGCAATTGGTACGCGTGAACAGCGGTAGTGGTATTTCTGTATCTCCTAATGGAAAAGAAATTGCTTTCATCTTCCGTGGTGAGGTATTTGTTAGCAGTGTGGAGGGTGGAATCACCAAACGTATTACCAATACACCGGTTCAGGAAACCAGCGTAGGTTTTGCACCAGATGGCAAATCCATCATTTATGCATCTGAAAGAAACAATAAATGGAGTATCTACGAAACCAAGATGGTGCGTACAGATGAGCTCTATTTCTATGCTTCTACCCTTTTGAAGGAAACAGCTGTGATTGAAAACAATAATGACAATACACAGCCCCTCTATTCTCCTGATGGAAAAGAGATTGCTTTTGTTGAAAATAGAAACTATCTGAAAGTATACAACATCGCTTCTAAGCAAAGCAGAAGCGTGCTGAATACAGAACAAATCTTTGCTTTTGTAGAGAATGATCAATACTTCCAGTGGAGTCCAGACAGCAAATGGTTGTTGTTTGATTATGCTGTACCCGGAAGCGCAGTGAGCGAAGTGGGCCTGGTGAGCAACGATGGTAAGAAAGTCGTTAACCTAACCGAAAGTGGTTTTAACGATTACAGACCTAAGTGGGTAATGGGCGGTAAAGCCATGCTTTGGCAAAGTAACCGTGATGGCCTGCGTGCAGCAGCCATGAGTGGCGGTGCACAAAGCGATGCTTATATGATGTTCTTTACTAAAGAAAGCTTCGATCGCTTTAAACTTAGTAAAGAAGAAATAGCACTGTTGAAAGAAATCGAAGACAATAAAGCAAAAGCCGATACCAGCAAGAAAAAGACGCCTGCTAAAGACAGCGTGGTAATTGACTGGGATGGACTTTCTCAACGCAAAGCCAAGGTAACCATTCACTCTTCTTCAATGGGTGATGCATTGGTAAGTAAGGATGGAGAAACACTCTATTACCTCGCACGCTTTGAAAGAGGCATGAACTTGTGGAGCACTAACCTGCGTACACGTGAAACCAAGATGCTGGTTCCTTTGAACGCTGGATTTGCAGCCATGAGCTGGGATAAGGATCAGAAAAATATCTTCATTTCAACAGATGGTAGTGTTATCAGATTAGATCCCGCATCATCCAAGCAAGATCGTGTAAGCATCAATGGCGAGATGATGGTGAACACGACTGCAGAAAGACAAGCTATGTTTGATCATGTGTGGAGAAGAACTAAGAAAACCTTCTATACCAAAACCTTCCATGGCATTGATTGGGATAGTTATAAGCCCGACTACGATAAATACATCCCTTCTATAGGCAATAACTACGAATTCAGTGAAATGCTGAGTGAATTACTCGGTGAGCTAAATGTAAGCCATAGCGGTAGCGGTTACAGTGGATTCAATCCTTCCGGTGATGCCACTGCATCTCTGGGCGCATTCTACGATGCAGCACACAAGGGTAATGGTGTGAGAATTGCGGAAGTCATCAAAGATGGTCCGCTAGACAAAGCCGGTTTGAATGTTCAGGCTGGAATGATTATCGAATCTATTGATGGCGAAATCATCACTGCTGATAAAGACCTGGCACAATACCTAAACAGAAAATCAGGTAAGCTAACATTACTGACCATCATTGATGGTACCACTAAGAAAGAGGTTACTGTAAAACCCATCTCTACAGGCGAAGAAAACGGATTACTTTACAGACGTTGGGTGAAGCGTAATGCCGACGAAGTAGAAAAGCTCAGCGGTGGTGCTTTGGGCTATGTACATATCCCAGGTATGAATGATGGTGCGTTCAGAACTACTTATGAAGAAATCATGGGTAAGTATTTCCACAAAAAAGGAATTGTAGTAGATACCCGTAATAATGGTGGTGGCGATTTGGTTGCTGATCTTGCTACATTCTTAAGTGGTAAGAAATTCATGGAATATGGTAATGATATTCGTAGCAATGGTTACGAACCTAATTTCCGCTGGACCAAGCCGAGTATTTCTATCGCCAATGAAGCCAACTATAGCGATGGTCACTGCTATGCATATATGGTGAAGGAAATCAATGTAGGTAAACTGGTTGGTATGCCTGTGCCCGGCACCTGTACTTTCGCCGGATGGGAAGGTCTGATGGATACCGGTATTCGTTGGGGTGCACCTCCTGTTGGTGTAAAAGCCAATAATGGTCGCTACTTAGAGAACTGGCAAACAGAACCAGATATCAAAGTGATGAATGAATACGAGCAAGTGAAGAAAGGTGTTGACCAACAGTTAGAAGCCGCTGTAAAAGAATTGATGAAAGATTTAAAATAA